A window of the Mytilus trossulus isolate FHL-02 unplaced genomic scaffold, PNRI_Mtr1.1.1.hap1 h1tg000050l__unscaffolded, whole genome shotgun sequence genome harbors these coding sequences:
- the LOC134699215 gene encoding mitochondrial ubiquitin ligase activator of NFKB 1-like: MSDSLRGFVVGLTVDAGVALILYYFYKRSKRAANEIQKAEWYGLDRDLIKKLKELPDQTIPYGCIEGITASTRRLRSHYEDDIQGVIRNIALIEHKSKRNNGVWSDVQNVIRDVVDAVPFYLHKVQKDGSNDARVHITEAKSAGFLLDDLTVTYDNYKSDQAGLIQRGMDRLFGEVIKGMHEYEKMLVLGTPLLGIGQLKLENDKIIMLPPENGSRFILTTQTKEEVIKHFSSQSNIIKIFLGITCVIGVGLATYIIKKWYTKWQSRKRIERMAQEAQNARMAARAAANNRQASNNSDSLECVICLSNPREVILLNCGHICVCIDCVQALPQPMKCPVCRQNVERFHNAYMA; encoded by the exons ATGTCAGATTCTCTGAGAGGATTTGTTGTTGGTTTAACAGTAGATGCTGGGGTAGCCTTGATTCTGTATTACTTTTACAAGAGGAGTAAAAGAGCAGCAAACGAAATTCAG AAAGCGGAATGGTATGGCTTAGACAGAGATTTGATAAAGAAACTGAAAGAGTTACCAGATCAAACAATTCCTTATGGATGCATAGAAGGCATAACAGCTAGTACCAGGAGGCTGAGGAGTCACTATGAAGATGATATTCAGGGTGTCATTAGAAACATTGCATTGATTGAACACAAATCAAAGAGAAACAATGGCGTATG GTCAGACGTCCAAAATGTTATCCGTGATGTTGTAGATGCAGTACCATTTTACTTGCACAAAGTTCAAAAAGATGGTTCAAATGATGCCAGAGTTCATATCACGGAAGCGAAAAGTGCAGGTTTTCTATTAGATGACCTCACTGTCACCTATGACAATTATAAGTCAGACCAAGCTGGACTTATTCAGCGTGGAATGGATAGACTTTTTGGTGAAGTCATTAAAGGGATGCATGAATATGAGAAAATGTTGGTTTTAGGAACTCCATTGCTGGGGATTGGTCAATTAAAGCTGGAAAATGATAAGATAATCATGTTACCTCCAGAGAATGGGTCTCGATTCATACTGACAACGCAAACCAAAGAAGAAGTCATTAAACATTTCTCGTcacaatcaaatataattaaaatatttcttggtATTACCTGTGTTATAGGTGTTGGCCTGGCCacatacattataaaaaaatggtaCACAAAATGGCAGAGTAGAAAACGAATAGAAAGAATGGCCCAGGAGGCTCAGAATGCAAGAATGGCCGCAAGAGCTGCAGCAAATAATCGTCAAGCATCTAATAATTCAGACTCTTTGGAGTGTGTTATTTGTCTATCAAACCCAAGGGAAgtcattttgttaaattgtgGACATATATGTGTGTGTATTGACTGTGTCCAAGCATTACCTCAACCAATGAAATGTCCAGTTTGTAGACAGAATGTTGAAAGATTCCATAATGCGTACATGGCATAA
- the LOC134699269 gene encoding uncharacterized protein LOC134699269 isoform X1 codes for MYSVCMILHANFDIHKIKQFPEGYCSIYSLKGIIHTEMADKLKFITYLSPGIPVQLFETIMHYLEEVTGKQTYLIHESRWSGPPLDREDPFTANEADIGFMCSPGFLRLAQEKKEVELCQAAPVYNHVRGEQKPVYFSDVITVNDDSGTKQEFKEFTDLKGFSFAFNEPMSLSGTLIVLGELKKRGYNSTFFGNTLQSGSHRNSIKMVLDRKADIAAIDSNTLHYYLQEHPEGKDKIKVLTSFGPLPIHPIVFNKRLPAELKKKITDALLDLHNKPEWMNKLREYNIFKFTTVDMSHYDMEINLLDAVKNLKIAAAYY; via the exons ATGTACAGTGTATGCATGATATTGCATGCTAACTTTGACATTCACAAAATCAAGCAGTTTCCAGAAGGATATTGTTCAATTTATAGTTTAAAAG gTATAATCCACACTGAAATGGCAGACAaactaaaatttataacatatttatctCCTGGAATACCAGTGCAATTATTTGAAACAATTATGCATTACCTGGAGGAGGTGACAGGGAAACAGACATACTTAATCCATGAGTCCAGATGGAGTGGTCCCCCCTTAGACAGAGAAGACCCTTTCACAGCAAATGAAGCAGATATTG GATTTATGTGTTCACCCGGATTTCTGAGACTTGcacaagagaaaaaagaagtaGAACTTTGCCAAGCTGCACCAGTATATAACCATGTTAGAGGAGAACAAAAACCTGTTTATTTCTCTGATGTTATAACAGTCAATGATGATAGTGGGACAAA acaGGAGTTTAAAGAATTCACAGATTTAAAAGGATTCTCATTTGCATTTAATGAACCAATGTCATTAAGTGGTACATTAATAGTGTTAGGAGAGCTAAAGAAGAGAGGGTACAATTCCACATTCTTTGGAAATACTCTGCAATCAG GTTCCCATAGAAATTCAATCAAGATGGTGTTAGATAGGAAGGCAGATATTGCTGCTATAGACTCCAACACATTACATTATTACTTACAAGAACATCCTGAAGGGAAGGACAAGATCAAAGTTCTGACATCTTTTGGGCCTCTACCTATACATCCTattgtatttaataaaagaTTACCAG ctgaattaaagaaaaagataaCAGATGCTTTGTTAGATCTACACAACAAACCAGAATGGATGAACAAACTGAGAGAatataatatattcaaatttactACTGTAGATATGTCCCATTATGACATGGAAATTAATCTCTTGGATGctgtaaaaaatctaaaaatagcaGCAGCTTATTATTAG
- the LOC134699269 gene encoding uncharacterized protein LOC134699269 isoform X2 has protein sequence MADKLKFITYLSPGIPVQLFETIMHYLEEVTGKQTYLIHESRWSGPPLDREDPFTANEADIGFMCSPGFLRLAQEKKEVELCQAAPVYNHVRGEQKPVYFSDVITVNDDSGTKQEFKEFTDLKGFSFAFNEPMSLSGTLIVLGELKKRGYNSTFFGNTLQSGSHRNSIKMVLDRKADIAAIDSNTLHYYLQEHPEGKDKIKVLTSFGPLPIHPIVFNKRLPAELKKKITDALLDLHNKPEWMNKLREYNIFKFTTVDMSHYDMEINLLDAVKNLKIAAAYY, from the exons ATGGCAGACAaactaaaatttataacatatttatctCCTGGAATACCAGTGCAATTATTTGAAACAATTATGCATTACCTGGAGGAGGTGACAGGGAAACAGACATACTTAATCCATGAGTCCAGATGGAGTGGTCCCCCCTTAGACAGAGAAGACCCTTTCACAGCAAATGAAGCAGATATTG GATTTATGTGTTCACCCGGATTTCTGAGACTTGcacaagagaaaaaagaagtaGAACTTTGCCAAGCTGCACCAGTATATAACCATGTTAGAGGAGAACAAAAACCTGTTTATTTCTCTGATGTTATAACAGTCAATGATGATAGTGGGACAAA acaGGAGTTTAAAGAATTCACAGATTTAAAAGGATTCTCATTTGCATTTAATGAACCAATGTCATTAAGTGGTACATTAATAGTGTTAGGAGAGCTAAAGAAGAGAGGGTACAATTCCACATTCTTTGGAAATACTCTGCAATCAG GTTCCCATAGAAATTCAATCAAGATGGTGTTAGATAGGAAGGCAGATATTGCTGCTATAGACTCCAACACATTACATTATTACTTACAAGAACATCCTGAAGGGAAGGACAAGATCAAAGTTCTGACATCTTTTGGGCCTCTACCTATACATCCTattgtatttaataaaagaTTACCAG ctgaattaaagaaaaagataaCAGATGCTTTGTTAGATCTACACAACAAACCAGAATGGATGAACAAACTGAGAGAatataatatattcaaatttactACTGTAGATATGTCCCATTATGACATGGAAATTAATCTCTTGGATGctgtaaaaaatctaaaaatagcaGCAGCTTATTATTAG